The genomic segment gagagagagagagagagagagagagagagagagagagagagagagagagagagagagagtgtgtgtgcacgctctgTGGAAGCGGAGCGTGCGGGGCGTGCGTGACGCCGCAGCCACGCACGTCAGTTCGAGTGGGTGAGAGAGACACGCAACTGTCCGCACTGGAGTTTGTGGGCTACTTGATATAtgaagtgtatgtgtgtgtgtgtgtgtgtgtgtgtgtgtgtgtgtgtgtgtgtgtgtgtgtgtgtgtgtgtgtggatcagttCTTTATCTTAGACGCTGGTTCTGTTTTAGTgaatcctcttctctcctctcgtctctatctgttgttgatgtcctcCAGTGTTTCAACAGTGTCTATAACTGTATTCTTGATTTTGTCATCATCACTGTTTTTATCAACTTTGCATGCGTTGTTTCCCCAGTGAGCCCTGATCTAAGTCTAAAagttttattatataataataataacaatagcaTGAATTTAGATAGCGCCAAAGGATATatgaaataatgtaaaatatgttaataTGCTTTATATCTGTAGCCTCCTTTACTGTTTTATGTCAGGAAATAACCTTTAGGGCCTATGTCATAATTTAGCTGTGACCTTTTCAAACATACTGTGAGAATCAGCATCGAGTGCAGACTGATACATATTGGAATTTGACTTTTTCCTTAATAGGACTTGGTTACTCTTGCTAACATTAATCCTCCAGATTACACTTATTCAACAGGTCTTATATTTGTGGTAGAAATAGTGGCCTAAATGCAGCAATGTTGCATAACACAGCACTGAAATGAGAATTTCACTTGaaatttttatacatttaaggATATTTATATTGATGTATTTTCACCCGTTGAGTCCATTGTTGCCATTAGCCACAATGGTTTTATTTCATTCCAGCGTTATAACACAGGAgttaagcttttattttcactcAAATATGATATTTATACACATCCCAACAGCTATACAGCAAGCAAGGCATGTCCACGTGAGGATTATGTCAATTTAAGCCCAGTATGGATTCACTTCTATGACAGTTGCACGCCAGAAAGGACTTAGATGCATTAAACAACATGAGTGCaagcatgcgtgtgtgtgatctgGATGTTAACGTGCGTGCCGGGCCCTCTCTGCGTGCAGCTCTGTGGGGAGGGCTGATGGCGGGTGCTGAGGTCACTGTGTCTTCTGGGGAGCTCATGCctgtgaaggaggaggatggggagtCCAGTGGCAACACCCATAAGACTCAAGTCATCCTGCACCTGCAGCCCATCCTGCACGGGTAACAtggtttttattccatttaagAGCCCATAGTTTCACATTGAGAGTATACTTTGAGcatgttttttcctcttcttcttgctcATATCAAGCAGATATTGTGACACCATTCTGCATTAATGCTGTATATGGTCAGTTTAGTTCACTTTCAAGTCAAGGAATGTTATAGTAAGCAGCgtgggagaaaacagaaaaattactTTCATTCAGAAGAATGCTAGACCTACAGAAGCTTTTCACAAAGCCTGCTGGTAAATCCACATTTATTCAAATCGGAGGTTGCATGCAATTGTCAATATTTAAATGTGGGAAATGTCGCCCTCTACAGGGAAAATGATGACATTGCTGACACTGGCACTACAGTCTTGGCCATAGAGACACATCATGGTGAGTGACACAGAGACATCTTCCTTCACTGCTGACGTTAATTCCCTTTTAAATTAATAACTCAATAGCACAGGTAATATATTATGTGCACTTGTTtttgagacaaacacaaattattGTTATACAAATCCTTATATTGTTATCATAGTGTCACATTCATTAATATTATCTTAAGTATCTGGTgatgtattattgttattggaCTGCTAGATGTTAATAATTATATGTTTGTTCTGTAATGTTTAGATGACTGTAAAGCAGAAGGAGATGAAATCGAGTATGGCTACCCCATCACCTGCGGCGACAGCAGAGCGGTTTTGCTGTTCAAGAAGTTTGTGTGTCCAGGAATCAATGTCAGATGTGTCAAAGTGAGTCCTCGTGTTTGGCGAGTCATTATTTTATTAACGCTGAATATGGTTGAAACGTTATCAGTTGACACCTGTACGTAAAGATGGATAACAAGTCTCCGCCTAATTCAACTGTCCAGGAATGAAGCTACAATATAGGATGGAGCTGCGGGAGCAAGGTCCTGTCGATACACGTGCTcggccaatcaggagtcagtctccgatttcaatcatgacatttcactttgtttttattgcatcaaaatattaaataaaagcaaacttTGCAGAAATATTTACACTTGAACATAGATCATTGATAGAACTGCCTAAAATAATCGAAACCATTCCATCCACTAACCTGGAGGaagtggggtttatgacctatactgcagccagccatcaggTGGCGATCAAcagactttggcttcacttttggggagctgtcatgtcgtctatctttatatacagcctcTGGTCGACACACATGGTTATTTTCacatcttgtcttgtcttgtcaaTTCTTCTAATATCTTTTATTAACAAACTATTCTTCTCTTACAGTTCAATGACCAGCTCATCAGTCCTAAGCAGTTCGTACATCTGGCAGGGAAAGCAACTCTGAAGGACTGGAAGAGGGCCATCAGACTTGGAGGGGTGATGCTGAGGtagaaaaattaaaatgtttcaaatatatacattttctgtcCTCACAGGTGCTGGGGAGATGCATGTAAATCTGAGTGACCTTGAAGGAAATCCTACTCTGAACTCTTGGCTCTAAAGCGTCAGACTTAATACACCTCTCTCTAATGCAGTCAACGCATTTAATTGCACCCCTGTCGAGTCTGTCTGTGCCGAGCTTTGCCACAACATTCCAGAGGTAGTCAGTAAGCAGCAGTATCATCATAGCAGGATCAAATAGCATGCAAGCAGGCTGCTGGGTGACACTCCTCACCCCTTTATCGTGTTTGCACTTGTTCTTGATGTTGCTGTGAGTCAATACAACGGCTCAATAAGCAatatctgcctttttcatcTGTATTCTTCCCGGGATCAGATTAATGTGCTTTGTGTCAAACAACCCCTCTAGGAAACTATTGGGATTCTTCAATTAATTCAGTCCGTGCTTCAGCACTCCTCGGCCActgtgcattaaaaaaaaaaaaccctgcttCTCCTCCCCACGCAGGAAAATGATGGACTCTGGCCAGATAGATTTCTACCAGCACGACTCGGTGTGCAGCAACACCTGCCGCAGCACTAAGTTTGATGTGCTGATCAACAGCACAAGGCTTCCTCCGGGGACCTTGGTGCAGCCGAGCCCAAGTCTGTCTCTTGACCCCCCTGGAGGACAGGGGCCTCCGCTGACAGGTAGATTTCAGCTggcatttaatttatttccctaacatATGCTTGTGCTGCAGAGACAGCAAACTAAAACTATTGAAGCCACCTGGATATCATTTATTTGCAGCAATGAAAATAGAGGGATATCAAGCAGTAATTTCAAGACTTCAAGGCAAATAGTTAATGAGGGAATAAGCTGAACATTGAAGTAAAAACATTCATCATTAAGTGCATGCAGATACTTTTAATGATGCAGCCAACggtgcacaaaaaaaaagtctaggAAAGACATTTTTCAGTTCCCTCTGCCGACTCTGTCTACTCACATTCGCTgataaaatgtgatatttatgCTCTGCTATTATCATATATTCCTGCTGCTTTTTCCCCTCATTTCAGAGATTGTGCATGATTCCGCAGAGGTAGAGGAGACTTTGGGGGATAGATttggtgcagcagcagagtggagCCCTGGTCCAGCCCGACCTGTAAACCCTGCCACCGCCAACGGACATGCAACCAAGAGAAAGAGGGCCGACACAACTGGTAAATATTAGAAATGATATAAGATAGTGTTACTTGTAAGCATCGGGAAAGGATGTAGAATTAGTGGCTATGAAGAGAACCAGAAATGGACTCGGTGATGAAGAAATATATTAACTATTAAGACAGAATCATTTCGGAACATGTGATACCAATAATTATCTTCCAAAAGCAAATATTTGTGCACATTCATTTGTTAGGAAACAATGAATTGGAAGCTCACTTATTTACTGACAGCCTGTGCTCGCAGCATATCTGGCACAGCGGGAAGCAACTCACCTGCAGAGCTGCTTTGTGCCTTTTATAGGAGATGTCACATGGGTATATCTCATGTTTAAAAACGATTTACACATAGTGTTGTActgcagttttgtgttttcactagtgctgtcagttaaacgcgttattaacggcgttaacgaaacccattttaacgccgtcaagttttttaacgcgagttaaagcagagctgcagctgcagcttcagtatctgtgttctcctccagtctgacctgctctcgctttttgttttaatatttcggcaactaaaatatatatttttgagcTATTGAagcgtccccgcttacacaggacacggaacttctttgtggtttagtaacttgtatttcctctacacgaacatgtgcacttctctctcttactcaGTCACTcgaacacatcaacaacacttcacttcctcactgatcccgatccccaaacaaccccatcctattggtccaaacagtcacatgtcccaccctgac from the Limanda limanda chromosome 11, fLimLim1.1, whole genome shotgun sequence genome contains:
- the LOC133014789 gene encoding glucocorticoid modulatory element-binding protein 1-like, which encodes MAGAEVTVSSGELMPVKEEDGESSGNTHKTQVILHLQPILHGENDDIADTGTTVLAIETHHDDCKAEGDEIEYGYPITCGDSRAVLLFKKFVCPGINVRCVKFNDQLISPKQFVHLAGKATLKDWKRAIRLGGVMLRKMMDSGQIDFYQHDSVCSNTCRSTKFDVLINSTRLPPGTLVQPSPSLSLDPPGGQGPPLTEIVHDSAEVEETLGDRFGAAAEWSPGPARPVNPATANGHATKRKRADTTDGVLSLWKGVADSGLMGEVLSSLQTELLTTLKGVEVRSERANLQETDAVVLNSLCEMFGLLDSVKQALDLRRSHGEESRIHDSVLDGILEEKRRQVSDKSTSLKLLRRQRHNNCQTQNVLSPVKTVIQPLSVLGLSAASSAHLFTHFSASTGLHLHTKTGRMDSDRDHQLGEMRSQKKVHQRGQEGMEKQDASGIFKEPGLRTGMSREDLHLRSQEEEETESLHEIEKVIIERKSSKKHKSK